From Blastochloris viridis, one genomic window encodes:
- a CDS encoding MetQ/NlpA family ABC transporter substrate-binding protein, with the protein MKRLFLASAVVVALAAPAVAETIRVGVSAGPHAQILEQVVPEAKKLGLDVKVVEFTDYVIPNQALALKDIEINSFQHEPYLRNQLAKTSWKLVKVADTIASPMGFYAKTYKSFDDLPRGATIAIQNDPTNGARSLQLLAAHGIITLREGAGVTAGVADIVGNPKAYKFVELDAAQLPRSLPDVDAAAVNNNYAVQAGLDPVRDPILKEAADGPWVNIIAVRDEDKDKPWVATFVRAYHSDAVKQFIATAFKGAYVAAW; encoded by the coding sequence ATGAAACGACTGTTCCTCGCCTCGGCCGTGGTGGTCGCGCTCGCCGCGCCGGCCGTCGCCGAAACCATCCGCGTCGGCGTCAGCGCCGGGCCGCACGCGCAGATTCTTGAGCAGGTGGTGCCGGAGGCCAAGAAGCTCGGGCTCGACGTCAAGGTGGTCGAGTTCACCGATTACGTCATTCCCAATCAGGCGCTGGCGCTGAAGGACATCGAGATCAACTCGTTCCAGCACGAGCCGTACCTGAGGAACCAGCTCGCCAAGACCAGCTGGAAGCTGGTGAAGGTGGCCGACACCATCGCCTCGCCGATGGGGTTCTACGCCAAGACGTACAAGAGCTTCGATGATCTGCCGCGCGGCGCCACCATCGCGATCCAGAACGATCCGACCAACGGTGCGCGCTCGCTGCAGTTGCTCGCCGCCCACGGCATCATCACGCTGCGCGAGGGCGCGGGCGTCACCGCTGGCGTCGCCGATATCGTCGGCAATCCCAAGGCCTACAAGTTCGTCGAGCTCGACGCTGCCCAGTTGCCGCGCTCGCTCCCCGACGTCGACGCCGCTGCGGTGAACAACAACTACGCCGTCCAGGCCGGGCTCGATCCGGTGCGCGATCCGATCCTGAAGGAAGCCGCCGACGGGCCGTGGGTCAACATCATCGCGGTGCGCGATGAGGACAAGGACAAGCCGTGGGTGGCGACCTTCGTGCGCGCCTATCACAGCGATGCGGTCAAGCAGTTCATCGCCACCGCGTTCAAGGGCGCCTATGTCGCGGCGTGGTGA